From Daucus carota subsp. sativus chromosome 6, DH1 v3.0, whole genome shotgun sequence, the proteins below share one genomic window:
- the LOC108228127 gene encoding NADP-dependent D-sorbitol-6-phosphate dehydrogenase, with product MAIKLNSGFEMPIIGLGVWRMDGKDIKNLLLNAINIGYRHFDCAADYKNEAEVGEALAEAFNSGLVKREDLFITTKLWNSDHGHVVEACKDSLKKLQLDYLDLYLVHFPVATRHTGVGETGSALGEDGVLDIDTTISLETTWHDMEKLVSMGLVRSIGISNYDIFLTRDCLAYAEIKPAVNQIETHPYFQRDSLVKFCQKHGVCVTAHTPLGGAVANAEWFGTVSCLDDPILKGLTEKYKKTAAQIVLRWGIQRNTVVIPKSSKLERLKENFEVFDFELNKEEMDIIKNMEREYRTNQPAKFWGINLYA from the exons ATGGCTATAAAATTAAACAGTGGGTTTGAAATGCCAATTATTGGTCTTGGTGTTTGGCGTATGGATGGCAAAGACATCAAGAACCTCCTCCTTAACGCCATTAACATTGGTTATCGTCATTTCGATTGTGCTG ctgattacaagaacgaAGCGGAAGTAGGGGAGGCACTAGCAGAGGCATTTAATTCGGGACTTGTCAAGAGGGAAGATCTTTTTATCACCACCAAG CTTTGGAATTCAGACCATGGACATGTTGTTGAGGCTTGTAAAGACAGTCTCAAGAAACTGCAGCTAGATTATCTAGATCTATACCTTGTCCACTTCCCTGTTGCTACTAGGCATACTG GAGTTGGTGAAACTGGGAGTGCACTTGGTGAAGATGGTGTATTGGATATCGATACTACCATATCCCTGGAAACTACCTGGCATGATATGGAAAAGCTGGTCTCAATGGGCTTGGTTCGTAGCATAGGCATCAG CAACTATGACATTTTCCTCACAAGAGATTGCTTGGCTTATGCTGAAATTAAGCCTGCTGTAAATCAGATCGAGACACACCCTTACTTTCAGCGTGACTCGCTTGTCAAATTCTGTCAAAAGCATGGAGTATGTGTTACAGCCCACACACCACTAGGAGGTGCTGTGGCCAATGCTGAATGGTTTGGTACAGTATCTTGCTTGGACGATCCAATTCTTAAG GGTCTAACCGAGAAATATAAGAAGACGGCAGCTCAAATTGTTCTCCGCTGGGGTATACAGCGAAATACAGTTGTAATCCCTAAGTCATCTAAGCTCGAACGGCTCAAGGAAAACTTTGAAGTTTTTGACTTTGAGTTGAACAAAGAAGAAATGGACATCATTAAAAACATGGAGCGGGAGTACCGGACTAATCAACCTGCTAAGTTTTGGGGAATCAATCTTTATGCATAA